In one window of Ptiloglossa arizonensis isolate GNS036 chromosome 5, iyPtiAriz1_principal, whole genome shotgun sequence DNA:
- the Gp93 gene encoding heat shock protein 90 Gp93: MTVGVKQQSEKFGVYFDIFSLFCAIICGPSTIAMKKTLILLSIVFLLAGHAQAEDNIDEDVGTVENDLGASRERSRTDDQVVQREEEAIKLDGLNVAQIKELREKAEKFVFQTEVNRIMKLIINSLYRNKDIFLRELISNASDALDKIRLLSLTDKNVLDSNPELAIRIKSDKKNKILSITDSGIGMTKKELINNLGTIAKSGTAEFLGKMQENSNTQDLNDMIGQFGVGFYSAFLVSHAVVVTSKHNDDKQYIWQSDSSSYSIAEDPRGDTLKRGTTVSLHLKDEALDFLEEDTVRNLVKKYSQFINFPIYLWSSKVIQVDEEEEEEKLVKEDVSEKEESTEDKAADEEEDAKVEDGEEDKKTKKIDKTVWDWELLNDSKPIWTQKPSEVEEKDYNDFYKALTKDTQDPLAKIHFVAEGEVTFKSLLFIPKVQPGDSFNRYGTKADNIKLYVRRVFITDKFTDMMPNYLSFIRGIVDSDDLPLNVSRENLQQHKLIKVIKKKLIRKVLDMIKKIPKEDYEKFWKEYSTNIKLGVIEDAQNRARLSKLLLFHSSAQKGTTSLVDYVSRMKPNQQHIYYIAGSSEEEVKKSPFVERLNKKGYEVLYLTEAVDEYAISAFPEFDGKKFQNVAKEGFSLDEGEKAKEKMEQMKTTFEPLVKWLNDVLKAYISKAQVSERLTESPCALVASMFGWTGNMERLAISNAHQKSDDPQKTYYLNQKKTLEINPRHPLIRELLRRVEVDTNDQTAKEIALMMFRTATLRSGYMLRETASFADSVEQLMRKTLDISLDEMPEEEELQEEESASTEAEAEKIIDIDTSEEDEEKDEEMHDEL; this comes from the exons ATGACAGTCGGTGTAAAACAGCAGAGTGAGAAATTTGGTgtatatttcgatattttttcgcTTTTTTGTGCCATTATTTGTGGACCTTCCACGATAGCAATGAAAAAGACATTAATATTGCTATCAATTGTATTTCTTCTAGCAG GACACGCTCAGGCAGAAGATAATATCGATGAGGATGTTGGAACCGTCGAAAACGATTTGGGTGCTAGCCGGGAAAGATCTCGAACAG ATGACCAGGTGGTACAGAGGGAAGAGGAAGCAATAAAGCTGGATGGATTAAATGTAGCTCAAATAAAGGAACTTAGAGAAAAAGCTGAGAAGTTTGTGTTCCAAACTGAAGTCAATCGTATAATGAAACTTATTATAAATTCATTATACCGTAACAAAGATATCTTCCTTAGAGAGTTGATATCCAATGCATCAGATGCTTTGGATAAGATTAGGTTGCTATCCCTTACTGATAAAAATGTTTTGGATAGTAACCCTGAGCTAGCAATTAGAATAAAGTCagacaagaaaaataaaatattaagtatAACTGATTCTGGTATCGGTATGACTAAGAAAGAATTGATTAATAATCTTGGAACTATTGCCAAGTCTGGTACTGCTGAATTTTTGGGCAAGATGCAAGAAAATTCAAATACTCAGGATCTAAACGATATGATTGGTCAGTTTGGAGTAGGCTTCTACTCTGCTTTTCTGGTTTCCCATGCAGTAGTTGTCACCTCTAAACACAATGACGACAAACAATATATCTGGCAGTCCGATAGCAGCAGTTATAGTATTGCTGAAGATCCAAGGGGAGACACCTTGAAAAGAGGAACTACAGTCAG CCTTCATTTGAAGGACGAAGCATTAGACTTTTTGGAAGAAGATACAGTCAGAAACTTGGTAAAGAAATACTCGCAGTTTATTAATTTCCCCATATATCTCTGGAGTAGTAAAGTCATTCAAGTTGatgaagaagaggaggaagagaaaCTGGTAAAGGAAGATGTAAGTGAGAAGGAAGAATCTACTGAAGATAAAGCAGCAGATGAAGAAGAGGATGCAAAAGTAGAGGATGGAGAAGAAGACAAGAAAAccaaaaaaattgataaaactgTGTGGGACTGGGAATTGCTGAATGATTCCAAACCAATATGGACACAGAAACCATCAGAAGTAGAGGAAAAAGATTACAACGATTTTTATAAGGCACTAACGAAAGATACTCAAGATCCTCTGGCAAAGATTCATTTTGTTGCAGAAGGTGAAGTTACCTTCAAGTCGCTTCTTTTTATTCCTAAAGTTCAACCAGGCGATAGCTTCAATCGTTATGGTACTAAAGCAGATAATATTAAGTTGTATGTTAGGAGAGTCTTTATCACCGATAAATTCACCGATATGATGCCTAATTACCTATCCTTCATCCGTGGTATTGTCGACAGCGATGACCTACCGCTGAATGTTTCGCGTGAGAATTTGCAACAACATAAGCTCATTAAAGTAATTAAGAAGAAACTAATTAGGAAAGTATTAGATATGATAAAAAAGATTCCCAAGGAAGATTACGAGAAATTCTGGAAGGAGTATAGCACAAACATTAAACTAGGCGTGATAGAGGATGCTCAGAATCGCGCTAGATTGTCCAAGCTGTTGTTATTCCATTCTTCTGCGCAGAAGGGCACAACATCTTTAGTAGATTATGTCTCCCGCATGAAGCCCAATCAGCAACACATTTACTACATTGCTGGCTCCTCCGAAGAAGAAGTGAAGAAATCCCCGTTCGTCGAGAGACTAAACAAGAAAGGCTATGAAGTTCTATATTTGACCGAAGCAGTCGACGAATATGCCATTTCTGCTTTTCCTGAATTTGATGGCAAAAAATTCCAGAACGTCGCGAAAGAAGGATTCTCGCTTGACGAAGGAGAGAAAGCCAAAGAAAAAATGGAACAAATGAAAACCACCTTTGAGCCTTTGGTTAAATGGCTGAATGATGTACTAAAGGCATACATCAGCAAAGCTCAGGTATCTGAGCGTCTCACAGAATCTCCGTGCGCTTTGGTTGCCAGCATGTTTGGATGGACTGGAAACATGGAAAGATTAGCGATTTCAAATGCCCATCAAAAAAGCGATGACCCACAAAAGACTTATTACTTGAACCAAAAAAAGACGTTGGAGATTAATCCAAGACATCCACTCATTAGAGAACTATTGCGTCGAGTAGAAGTGGATACTAACGATCAGACAGCGAAGGAAATAGCTTTGATGATGTTCAGAACGGCCACTCTTCGTTCCGGATACATGCTCAGAGAAACTGCCAGCTTCGCAGACAGCGTAGAACAGCTCATGAGGAAAACTTTAGATATTTCGTTAGACGAAATGCCAGAAGAAGAGGAACTACAAGAAGAAGAATCTGCTTCGACGGAAGCAGAAGCAGAAAAGATCATAGACATAGACACGAGTGAAGAAGACGAGGAAAAAGATGAAGAAATGCACGATGAACTATAA
- the LOC143147489 gene encoding constitutive coactivator of PPAR-gamma-like protein 1 homolog, producing the protein MGIQDLQIFLNNKYVGGSEPVDLIRMANTFRMDQYYRVGKSRELYSGKLRLVLDGECCLDRLYGGSYSNWVCGGQWNRMLEFLAALIQATEPPGMELAVFFNGCFESPRLTDWIQNQLQVRIKVNNVLKHISTKCTPPPKIWWIPPVCLRTSLRMALRHLNVTVLCSMDDHHQEVIAYCRENNFDGLIADDAEYAVFDPPRYFSSEQLKLTYKGTLNTKEYILRKVLKALKIPSTKLYLLAALLGNYILTEQDLADFYKKLNIDTNLNNISVEKTIKTIASFVNELPSVELDVASRKVFGSLSDPRCSKLRQSVQYYINGTKEGFLHYKPVKPTRVHKLDSKQNSVQTQSNLSETPSTSEVDSNLETSRFASETVESERESLSAYKKATANAKSAPRIVIDPPGIQGHEDANNVRAEEEQSNGHAVNGTHNLLISSSSSSSSSSATSPSHATADSAKRAEQTNIPTTVPEVMRTASERHQKGLMSPHIYQILNAGEIKLSVLLEDEYHREFPSIHLIYRRVRQMVYAILFNLHHRMYLAAKSKEKGDSEKIEVPDVTIKEWIWSKSNPYQFPEVVKAEQIGWGVPTIQRLWFGTGIDDKRRRLRGFLTCMRSDTPLMLNTSYVPQHLLVMACVLRYIMSFSDHIKILRRQELDAFIAQAFSPELMNVQYLQDLQLPFMTSRGVQLATLFMAGVETALLANDACGAPIPWLMCCPWLYFDGKLFHHTLALTTIAKNLLDLCSGHIDRVVKVERMRKAVLEGINVVFARPPMPIATNIRVTGMQNIFAAGCPLNDGLVRGRGSGTMPQRGLMRRPIPSRGGQLEIAGVVVGQWGPNYGQPGRLPQPLQGHPRGRLPPQVTSIGGLKYGLPRSFAHMGRPTFQTRGNNRTQIAGRGKKMQMKVTGKKKTTVKKSKECEKKDNKGRGNGVDGISDYNDSIPNINATKDALSVPGQFEDTVENGKGIEKGQGDASLVAPVAAEN; encoded by the exons ATGGGCATTCAAGATTTGCAAATCTTTCTGAATAACAAGTATGTAGGAGGATCTGAACCCGTGGATCTAATAAGAATGGCGAATACATTTCGTATGGACCAATACTATCGTGTTGGTAAATCACGAGAATTATATTCTGGAAAATTAAGACTAGTCCTTGATGGAGAGTGCTGTTTAGATAGATTATATGGAGGCTCCTACTCAA ACTGGGTTTGTGGAGGACAATGGAACCGAATGTTAGAATTTTTAGCAGCTCTCATACAAGCGACAGAACCACCAGGTATGGAACTAGCAGTATTCTTTAATGGATGTTTTGAATCTCCACGACTCACAGACTGGATTCAAAATCAATTACAAGTGCGAATTAAAGTAAATAAT GTACTAAaacatatttcaacaaaatgtaCTCCACCTCCAAAAATATGGTGGATTCCACCGGTATGTCTAAGAACCAGTTTGCGTATGGCTCTGCGGCATTTGAATGTTACAGTT TTATGTAGCATGGATGACCATCATCAAGAAGTAATTGCTTATTGCCGAGAGAATAATTTCGATGGCTTGATTGCTGATGATGCAGAGTATGCTGTATTTGATCCTCCACGATATTTCTCATCTGAGCAATTAAAACTTACATACAAG GGTACTCTTAATACAAAGGAATACATTCTCCGTAAAGTTCTAAAAGCATTGAAGATACCCTCTACTAAGCTATACTTGTTAGCGGCATTACTCGGAAATTATATCTTAACCGAACAGGATCTGGCTGATTTTTATAAGAAGTTAAACATTGAcactaatttaaataatattagtgTGGAGAAAACAATTAAAACAATTGCCAGTTTTGTTAACGAACTACCATCTGTCGAATTGGATGTAGCGTCGCGAAAAGTATTCGGATCTCTATCAGATCCAAGATGTTCCAAACTAAGGCAATCAGTTCAATACTATATAAATGGAACTAAAGAAGGATTCTTACATTACAAACCAGTGAAACCAACCAGAG tACATAAATTGGACTCTAAACAAAACTCAGTACAAACACAGTCAAATTTATCCGAAACTCCATCAACGTCAGAAGTTGATTCCAATTTAGAGACATCCAGATTCGCATCCGAAACCGTAGAGAGTGAACGTGAGAGCTTGTCCGCCTATAAGAAGGCGACTGCAAATGCGAAATCTGCACCACGGATTGTGATAGATCCACCGGGTATTCAGGGTCACGAAGACGCCAATAATGTTAGGGCGGAAGAAgaacaaa GTAATGGACACGCTGTCAACGGTACACACAATCTTCTAATTAGTTCGTCGAGTTCAAGCAGCAGTTCTTCCGCCACGTCTCCATCTCACGCGACGGCCGATTCTGCTAAACGAGCAGAACAGACCAATATTCCTACTACGGTGCCGGAAGTGATGCGCACCGCGTCGGAGAGGCATCAAAAAGGATTGATGTCCCCTCATATTTATCAGATTCTAAATGCCGGCGAAATCAAGTTATCGGTTCTCTTAGAGGACGAATATCATCGCGAATTTCCATCTATTCATCTTATCTACAGACGCGTTAGACAAATGGTGTATGCGATATTGTTCAATCTACATCACCGAATGTATTTAGCTGCCAAGAGTAAAGAAAAGGGTG ATAGCGAAAAAATCGAAGTCCCAGACGTTACAATAAAGGAGTGGATATGGTCCAAGTCAAATCCATATCAGTTTCCGGAAGTGGTAAAGGCGGAACAAATTGGTTGGGGTGTTCCTACGATTCAACGTTTATGGTTTGG CACAGGCATAGACGACAAACGCCGCCGACTGCGAGGATTCTTGACCTGTATGAGGTCAGACACGCCTCTTATGTTGAATACTTCCTATGTACCACAACACCTCTTAGTCATGGCTTGTGTATTAAG ATATATCATGTCATTTTCGGACCATATAAAAATTTTACGTCGTCAGGAATTAGATGCTTTTATTGCACAAGCATTTTCACCTGAGCTTATGAACGTTCAGTATTTGCAAGATCTCCAG CTTCCCTTTATGACATCCCGCGGTGTACAACTAGCTACATTATTTATGGCTGGTGTCGAGACTGCTCTCTTGGCTAACGATGCGTGTGGTGCACCTATTCCATGGTTAATGTGTTGTCCGTGGTTATATTTTGATGGAAAATTATTCCACCACACATTAGCCCTTACTACAATAGCGAAAAACTTACTGGACCTCTGCAGTGGTCATATAGATCGTGTTGTGAAAGTCGAGCGAATGAGAAAAGCCGTATTGGAGGGTATCAACGTTGTGTTTGCACGTCCACCGATGCCTATTGCAACAA ATATCCGTGTAACgggaatgcaaaatatttttgccgCTGGCTGCCCTCTTAACGACGGTTTAGTGCGTGGGCGTGGTAGTGGAACGATGCCTCAGCGTGGATTAATGCGTCGCCCTATACCATCTCGTGGTGGTCAACTGGAAATAGCTGGAGTTGTTGTAGGTCAATGGGGTCCTAACTACGGACAGCCTGGTCGTTTGCCTCAGCCCTTGCAAGGACATCCCCGTGGGCGGCTTCCTCCACAG GTGACGTCAATAGGCGGTCTTAAATATGGTCTTCCACGTAGTTTTGCCCATATGGGTCGGCCTACGTTTCAGACGCGCGGAAACAATCGTACGCAAATAGCAGGACGtgggaaaaaaatgcaaatgAAG GTAACTGGTAAAAAGAAAACCACCGTTAAGAAGAGCAAAGAATGCGAGAAGAAGGATAACAAGGGACGAGGTAACGGCGTTGATGGAATTTCGGATTACAA TGACTCGATTCCAAACATAAACGCAACAAAAGACGCACTGTCGGTGCCAGGTCAATTCGAGGACACCGTGGAGAACGGCAAAGGAATAGAAAAAGGGCAGGGTGATGCGTCGCTTGTTGCTCCGGTTGCTGCCGAGAACTAG